Proteins found in one Arthrobacter pascens genomic segment:
- a CDS encoding Gfo/Idh/MocA family protein yields the protein MSFSIGVVGVGQFGSQFAHLFNLHPGVSEVYVVDEVSLRAAEAADRLQLAGVKASFDELLESEVDAVAIFTQRWTHGPLVEQALRAGKHVYSAVPMAISEDEIARIIDAVRETGNVYMMGETSYYNPATVYARKQHAAGRFGRIFYSEGDYVHDMDLGFYDAYQYSGGERWKETASYPPMLYPTHAVGGVLGAVPAHAVSVSCVGVKDHRNDGVFDKDVSMFGNDFSNATALFELNDGGVMRTNEMRRVGYPSHIRESRFRFFGTDASFEQLAKVTVWQDKENVHDISEQLETRPSMSLDDPSLANVAPELRDAFVSGLSPVHDAERLPEEFRGAPNGHEGSHHFLVDDFVTAVNQGTLPPVNAWVAARFTLPGIVAHESALRGGERLPIRDFGDAPETV from the coding sequence ATGTCGTTTTCAATCGGCGTAGTAGGCGTAGGTCAGTTCGGCAGCCAGTTTGCGCACCTGTTCAATCTGCACCCCGGGGTCAGCGAGGTGTATGTCGTGGATGAAGTTTCACTGCGGGCCGCCGAAGCAGCGGACCGCCTGCAGCTCGCCGGTGTGAAGGCGAGTTTTGATGAACTGCTGGAATCCGAGGTCGACGCTGTGGCCATCTTCACGCAGCGCTGGACCCACGGTCCCCTGGTGGAGCAGGCACTTCGTGCGGGCAAGCATGTCTATTCGGCTGTTCCGATGGCCATTTCCGAGGACGAGATCGCCCGCATCATCGATGCCGTGCGCGAGACCGGAAACGTCTACATGATGGGCGAGACCAGCTACTACAACCCGGCCACCGTCTATGCCCGCAAGCAGCATGCGGCTGGCAGGTTCGGCAGGATCTTCTACAGCGAGGGCGATTACGTCCACGACATGGACCTCGGCTTCTACGACGCCTACCAGTACAGCGGAGGCGAACGCTGGAAGGAGACGGCCAGCTACCCTCCCATGCTGTACCCCACCCATGCCGTCGGCGGAGTGCTGGGCGCCGTCCCGGCCCATGCCGTCAGCGTCAGCTGCGTCGGCGTCAAGGACCACCGCAACGATGGCGTGTTCGACAAGGACGTCAGCATGTTCGGCAACGATTTCTCCAACGCCACGGCCCTGTTCGAGCTGAACGACGGCGGCGTGATGCGCACCAATGAGATGCGCCGGGTGGGCTACCCGTCGCACATCCGGGAGTCCCGCTTCCGTTTCTTTGGCACTGACGCCAGCTTCGAGCAGCTTGCCAAAGTCACCGTCTGGCAGGACAAGGAAAACGTCCACGACATCTCCGAGCAGCTGGAAACGCGGCCCAGCATGTCCCTGGACGACCCCTCGCTGGCCAACGTGGCCCCCGAACTGAGGGATGCCTTCGTTTCCGGGCTGTCCCCGGTTCACGACGCCGAACGGCTTCCGGAGGAGTTCCGTGGCGCACCGAACGGGCACGAGGGCAGCCACCACTTCCTGGTGGACGACTTCGTGACAGCGGTCAACCAGGGCACGTTGCCCCCGGTCAACGCCTGGGTGGCGGCACGGTTCACACTGCCCGGCATCGTCGCGCACGAATCCGCCCTGCGCGGCGGCGAACGGCTCCCAATCCGCGACTTCGGCGATGCCCCCGAGACCGTGTAG
- a CDS encoding LacI family DNA-binding transcriptional regulator: MTSSALHTPRGPVTRKDVARYAGVSTAVVSYVVNGGPKRVAPATEAKVQDAIRVLGYRPNAAARALKLGSSETLGLIVPDNSNPFFSLLAHAVEDAAADLGYALVLTNSDGNLAKERRNIRNLAARQVDGVLLASVLFEPDLDDLEKADIPSVLMNHGREAAGFNSIGVDLAAGARIAVEHLIGHGHTRIGLAMGTNVSGEVDGRERGWLEALRDAGVPEGQIVHGEFTRPGGHLAGQRLIASANRPTAIFASSDMQAIGILRAVREAGLTVPGDIALASFDGSVESEYSWPALTTVEQPVRAMAEAAVAALVGAGRGEPAQHRIFPTQLRVRQSCGCP; the protein is encoded by the coding sequence ATGACCTCTTCGGCTTTGCACACTCCTCGCGGACCCGTTACCCGAAAGGATGTGGCCCGCTACGCCGGCGTGAGCACTGCCGTCGTGAGTTATGTGGTGAACGGAGGCCCCAAGCGGGTGGCTCCTGCCACGGAGGCCAAAGTGCAGGATGCCATCAGGGTCTTGGGATACCGGCCCAACGCGGCAGCGCGCGCCCTCAAGCTGGGCTCCAGCGAGACACTGGGGCTTATTGTCCCGGACAACAGCAACCCGTTCTTCTCCCTCCTGGCCCATGCCGTGGAAGATGCCGCCGCCGATTTGGGTTACGCCCTTGTCCTGACCAACTCGGACGGGAATCTGGCGAAGGAACGGCGGAACATCCGCAACCTGGCCGCGCGCCAGGTGGATGGCGTATTACTGGCGAGCGTCCTTTTTGAACCGGACCTGGACGACCTGGAGAAGGCTGATATCCCTTCGGTGCTGATGAACCATGGCCGCGAGGCCGCAGGCTTCAACAGCATCGGCGTGGACCTTGCCGCCGGGGCCCGGATCGCGGTGGAACACCTGATCGGGCACGGGCACACCCGGATCGGCCTGGCCATGGGTACCAACGTATCCGGCGAAGTGGACGGACGTGAGCGGGGATGGCTGGAGGCGCTCCGGGATGCGGGCGTGCCCGAAGGGCAGATCGTCCATGGCGAGTTCACCCGCCCCGGTGGCCATCTTGCGGGGCAGCGCCTGATAGCGTCCGCCAACCGGCCCACGGCTATTTTTGCCAGTTCCGACATGCAGGCCATCGGCATCCTGCGGGCAGTCCGCGAAGCCGGACTCACCGTGCCCGGCGACATTGCCCTTGCGTCCTTTGACGGGTCCGTGGAATCCGAATATTCGTGGCCCGCCCTGACCACCGTGGAGCAGCCAGTCCGTGCCATGGCCGAGGCAGCGGTGGCTGCCCTGGTCGGGGCCGGGCGCGGGGAGCCGGCACAGCACCGCATTTTCCCCACCCAACTCCGTGTCCGCCAGTCCTGCGGCTGCCCCTGA
- a CDS encoding DeoR/GlpR family DNA-binding transcription regulator produces the protein MLAAARHQAILDSVQRERVVRVADLAQQLGVSLMTVRRDIELLEEGGLLERIHGGAKLPGDASTHEPGFDLKSTQLPAEKRAIALEAAGLVQEGMAVGLGAGTTTWALAKELVNGPRITVVTNSVRIADLFHHGGSAGSARFGSTVILIGGERTPSDALVGPIATAALKQLHLDLLFLGVHGMDAEAGFTTPNLLEAETNRAFVAAARKVVVLADHTKWGLLGISTIVSLDEVDEVITDSGLGAEAQRLLGERITKLRIASV, from the coding sequence ATGCTCGCCGCTGCACGTCACCAGGCTATTTTGGATTCCGTCCAGCGGGAGCGCGTTGTGCGCGTCGCGGACCTTGCCCAGCAGTTGGGTGTTTCGCTGATGACTGTTCGCCGGGATATCGAGCTGCTGGAGGAAGGCGGCCTTCTGGAGCGTATCCATGGAGGCGCCAAGCTTCCCGGTGATGCCAGTACCCACGAGCCTGGGTTCGACCTCAAGTCCACTCAGCTGCCCGCGGAGAAGCGCGCCATCGCCTTGGAGGCCGCCGGCCTCGTGCAGGAGGGCATGGCCGTAGGGCTCGGGGCCGGAACCACCACCTGGGCGTTGGCCAAGGAGCTCGTCAACGGCCCGCGGATCACGGTGGTGACCAACTCGGTGCGCATCGCAGATCTTTTCCATCACGGCGGGTCAGCCGGTTCAGCCCGCTTCGGATCCACTGTGATCCTGATCGGCGGCGAGCGGACCCCGTCGGATGCTTTGGTGGGGCCCATAGCCACTGCCGCACTGAAGCAGCTGCACCTGGACCTACTGTTCCTCGGCGTGCACGGGATGGACGCCGAGGCCGGATTCACCACTCCAAACCTGCTGGAAGCGGAGACCAACCGCGCCTTTGTGGCGGCGGCCCGTAAGGTGGTTGTCCTCGCCGACCACACCAAATGGGGCCTGCTGGGGATCAGCACCATCGTGTCTTTGGACGAGGTTGACGAGGTCATCACCGACTCCGGCCTGGGCGCCGAAGCCCAGCGGCTGCTGGGTGAGAGAATCACCAAGCTCCGGATCGCTTCCGTCTAA